The DNA sequence CTAATTCCAGTTAGCTCCATTGATTTGTCCACCATATAGTTGCGATTTTGGATTGAGTCTGTCAGTTTGGATTGTAATGCACTTCTGAATTCGAACCCCTCTCTGTAATTATAATGCACCTCATAAGATGGCTCTTCTTACCCTGCTCTTAAAACAGAGAGACAGGCTATTTTTGTGAGTTACGAGTCAGATTAAGTAATCTCTTTACTGTCTTTGGATGTTTGCTCTTAGGTTGCATTGAAAGGGACGCCATTTGTTGAAGGCTATACTATATGATTATATAATCTTTTTAAGGAGCTTGTTTTTGACATCTGGTACCAAATGGCGGCTGATCAACGCAGAAAAAGATTAAATGGTGCTACCCTTGTCGGTTGCAATTCTAGGGAGCAACATagagcaaaaaagaaaaatatgggaGTAAATGAAGATGATTCAAACATTAATCCTCACATTTCTCTTGAGTGGGATGGAAGTCAGAAAATGGTGGTTGCCAAAAGGGATCAAATTGGCATAAGTTGGAATGATCTGAAGCCGTATATTGATTCTACTACCACTAGCCACAATATTCCGGCAGATGTTTTTGTTGTTCCTCATGGCATTTATGAATTGAAAAATTTGGAAGATGTGCTTTCATATGAGGTAGCTTTTACTTCATGGGTATCCACAATTGTTGAATCTGAATTCTGTTTCATAGGTGataattgtttttcttctcaaaagaaaagaaaaagggtgataattgttttttgtttgaaaaatgTTGCAGGTTTGGCAGACACATCTTTCAGAGAACGAGAGAAGTCATCTTATGCAGTTTCTTCCTAGGGGATCAGAGGCACAGCAAGTTGTGAAAGCATTGCTTGCTGGGGATTACTTCCACTTTGGAAACCCTTTCCTTAAATGGCAAGTGTTGTTAGTTCTTACTTGTATTGTGTGGATAAGTTGACTACTTTCAGGATCCATATGCATTTTTGAACTCATATATGCTGGGAAACAGCACGTTGTGCAAGCGTTTTTCTTCATATGAACTACCCCATTTCACTGCATTAGTTTaggttcttatttttttttttaaagagtaaGGAAACGCTCAGATGCTGAATATATAATATTCGTTGGTACGTTTAATCAGTTTCTACGTGCTTTGGTTTTGTTTGAGAAAATACTCGGTAGTGATTGAGAATCTTCTGATATTACATAATAGTTATTCTCTATCAATCAAAATGTCTTGTTCTCTGTGACCAATTTTGTAAACGTTGCGGTCTTTCCTGTAATTTCTTTGAATTGTTAACCATATCATGAAACCAAGGAAAGAACTTATATGTGGTTTGTGAGTTATTGAAAAGTAGAGCTCCTTTCATGATTAATATTGTAATTCGATGGTTCAATGATGACCTTTATCTGGAATGTATTCTTTCAGGGGTGCTTCACTTTGTTCGGGTAATTTCCACCCGGATGCCATTCTTCATCGGGAACAGTGTCTAATGACTGATAAGAAAGTGTACTATAAGGAGTTGCAGAAGTATCATAATGAGTACGTGAAGCTTTGCTAATTTCTTATAATATGTGTAATAGTATCGCTTAAAGGTGATTTTgctttgtaccaaaaaaaaaaaagcttcttcttctctaataTATACAGTCACACTGTTTTGTGCAGTTTGATTGCGTATTTACTGAAGTTGAAGGAGATATATGCAAGATGTGAAGATCCTGAAAAGGAATTTTTGCAGAAAATATGGAGGTCGGTGGGATTGTAGTTTCTGTTACACATTATTTGCACatataaattaaattttgtATGGTGTAATTGCTAAATTTAGCAGATTTTTCTTGATGTGGATGGATGATAATCTGAAAATCTAAATTTGTGGTATCTTGCAGAAATggtaagaaataaaaaatagaaaaaaacaaattacTTGAGTTTTGAAACCTGCACAGGTTATTGAGATCTatgatcttttattttattttattttttctaatatttttttaatgtaaATATATGGGGTTAGTTATTAGTATTACGTTGTTGTTTTAGTTGTCATTATTAGCAATACtcttatttttaaatttatgtGTAATAATTTATCATTCCTGATTGATAATCTCGACTCACCTTTTTGGTTGTTCAGtatttattgttttattgtaattagaaaCTTGTGTGCTTTTGGATTTATTGGATGCTAATGCTAGTAATTATGAGTGTTCTTTACGTCTCTTTCAAACTTTTTGGTTCTTGGTTCATGATCTTACTTTATCAATTGATTATCTAATTTCATTCTGGTGTATTTTTCATGTAGGTCAAGAAAAGATATGGAGAAACACAGTTCTTCACATGCAAATGAATCCAGGTTCCGTGATCTTGATGAAAATGCCACGCCTACATCTGAATCTGGTTCTTGGGTTGCAGATGACAAAGCATGCAGTAGTGATAACCAAATTTCATCTGTGATCAAGGGCGGGGAACTTCAGAACAGGTAATTTAGCTTTCTTATGTGCTTTTCGTCCTTTTCTGTTTTCTTAAATTATATGTCTACCAGGCTACTTTCTTTAATATTTGTAGTTGCTATATCTTTGTTACCCATTGATCATTTTTGGTGTCAGGTTCTGTGAGAAAGGCTTCCTAAAGGACAAAAATAGACAAAAATTGCTTACAGAAGATGATGCACTTAATGTAGGAGCAATCCCCAAGAAAGGAGACAAGCTACACAAGCGTAATAATATCTACAATAACGATGGTGCTAAATACATGTCATATGTTAAGGTTGGTGTTCCTTCATTATTTCTGTAATTAACTATACCATTCCAGGGTAACCAAGAAGTCTCCTTTCCGGCTAGAGTTGTCCGTCCTCCTTTTGGGATTCTTCATTCACTAGTTTGTAGGTGTAAATAATGGTCTTGTGGATTTATTTAAGTGGTCCTGGACTAAATCCAGATATCCATTCTTTGTTTGGGTTGAATTTTTTTCGGATAACTGCTAGTGACTTGgcagttattattattaaactAAAATCATGCACTCCATTTGTATTCTTAAATATATATGGGCCAACTGAAGAACCCCTGGAGATCATGCTCTGGGGTTGGATGCTACTCTCTTTCACACATACATCTGTTTTGTTAACTTTTCTTAATCAGCAGTATTTTTCTTGTGTACACCGCTCTGGTTTTTATAGTCTCTTGCTGATTGTGCACTTCTAATTACTTCAGATTAGCAAGAAGCAGCGTGAAATTGTTAAGAGCATGAAGCAGTCTGGCAGAAGCATTCAGTTCAGGTCTCTTAACAGGGTTTTAGGTAATGACTGTAATATACAACCTTATCAAGTCTTCGTGGAAGAAGAGCAGAAGAAGTTGCACGAGCACTGGTTAgtgtggatatatatatatatatatatatatatatgttttgagtTTTTGGACAAAAATTTTATTGCCTGTCTTCTAAAAGTTTTGTATATGTAGGTTGCAATTGGCAAGAAAAGATCTCCCAGTAGCTTATGCAATTTGGATGGAAATGCGTTTGCAGAGACGGAGAATGACAGTGTCTTTGGAGACAGACATGAAGGAAAGGCTAGAGTCTGTGATGGAGGTTTGTGATTATTGCCTCTGTCCTCTTCCATTCTCAGTTATTGTGTGTTACCAGCTTGAGGGACATCTAGCTGATTCTTATTAAACCTGTTTTGCTGTTGTTGTGTGATATTCAATTTGTTGTTTTGTGATTGGGTGTTCAGCAGGATGAAGGCAATGAGAACCATAGTGTGTTTCAGGATGAGCTTGGGGTGGAGAATCATGAATCTACCATGCATGATGATGAAAAGTCTGTACCTGACTTGCCACAGGGGGAGGATTTCCacatggaagaagatgagaagTCTCAGCTGTTTACTGATGGGCATGTGTGCAACATCACAGATATAGAATCAGAAAAACATTTGTGCAGAGAATCAGATAATGATTCAGAGAAAGACATCATTACAGAATCTGAtcattctcctccaaatttaTCTGAGTACTCAGGGAATCTGAGCATTGCACATGCCGCTGTAAGTCAGGAAGCACATTTGTGTTCAAGTGGAGATGCATGGAAGGCAGTCAGCATGCC is a window from the Rosa chinensis cultivar Old Blush chromosome 2, RchiOBHm-V2, whole genome shotgun sequence genome containing:
- the LOC112186322 gene encoding uncharacterized protein LOC112186322 isoform X1, with translation MAADQRRKRLNGATLVGCNSREQHRAKKKNMGVNEDDSNINPHISLEWDGSQKMVVAKRDQIGISWNDLKPYIDSTTTSHNIPADVFVVPHGIYELKNLEDVLSYEVWQTHLSENERSHLMQFLPRGSEAQQVVKALLAGDYFHFGNPFLKWGASLCSGNFHPDAILHREQCLMTDKKVYYKELQKYHNDLIAYLLKLKEIYARCEDPEKEFLQKIWRSRKDMEKHSSSHANESRFRDLDENATPTSESGSWVADDKACSSDNQISSVIKGGELQNRFCEKGFLKDKNRQKLLTEDDALNVGAIPKKGDKLHKRNNIYNNDGAKYMSYVKISKKQREIVKSMKQSGRSIQFRSLNRVLGNDCNIQPYQVFVEEEQKKLHEHWLQLARKDLPVAYAIWMEMRLQRRRMTVSLETDMKERLESVMEQDEGNENHSVFQDELGVENHESTMHDDEKSVPDLPQGEDFHMEEDEKSQLFTDGHVCNITDIESEKHLCRESDNDSEKDIITESDHSPPNLSEYSGNLSIAHAAVSQEAHLCSSGDAWKAVSMPHSYYDSTTNHEYASVSELSVTLPQVNEEHQTHILDLESDFPVGNIGKDVLHRQSDSGSFSSYPNQDRNELLQSLFKGQGMLSYPLQKQAGLDFRPPNNVFMGNGQFPVHFEEQQHQSLPLELGQKRENGVYIPQNLTESIYSDGGRYLIPRQEHLTPVNFQDWNASSVRMPGPLQSHLSGGDMLSPNWFSGEHPVHGGWSGSDAASVTSHSIGSGSTADESLFSVLSHCNQLRSGNPYHSVGSTDQFISPRNYGMVSGVTPRIGNVLPQAAHALDYLGGREAATSVVHDDLQWMNLPHQNSGLRDPVGKPFLRSWNQ